In the Candidatus Woesearchaeota archaeon genome, AGCCGTTATGCCTGAATGGGGTGAATGGCAGTCACGAATACAAGAAGATGTCGATGACGGGGACTCTATCACCGAGCGTTTTGTATTTACGGTTCCACCGTCACAACGAAGAGGGACATACACCCTGCGAGTAGCTGTTGTCACTGAAGATTTAGTGAAGCGTGTTCTCTACCGCGATATTATCGTGCATTGAGGCTGCAAAAATCTCTTCAGAGGGCTCTCTCTAACGTATATATACTTCACTACCGCAAAGTTTAAATATAAGTTATTGTTACACGATAACAACACCATGTAACTACGTTTCAGGAGATAACAAAAACATATTCAACCTTAACCGAGCAAAAGAGTCGGGTACGGGGGTACAACCATGAAAATAAACAGTCTATTTGGATTATTGACGCTTTTGATGGCAAGCCTTTTTGTGTTACCAATGGTAGCAGCATTGCCAGTGACTATTACTGAAGTTGAAGTTGACGATACCGAACTTGTTACCAACCAAATCAATGTACTTGATGTTGAACGAACTCAAGAGCTTGATGTAAAGGTCGTCTTTGAATCCACAGCAGACCTTTCTGATGTTCAGGTTGAGGCAAATTTACGAGGATATGATCATAATGATCTTATCGAGGATATTACCGATGTTTTTGATGTAAAAGCTAATGTAACCTATTCAAAAACCCTTAATCTTAAGCTTCCAGTAAGAATGGAACAGGATAGATATACCTTACGAATCTATATCACTGACCGTTCTGGACAGGCAACTGTTGAGGAGAGTTATCAGCTTGAAGTTGACACTCCACGCCATTTTGTTGAGATTAAGGAAGTTATGCTAAGCCCAGAAAATGAGGTTATGGCAGGACGATCGTTGCTCGTTACCGTCCGCGTTGAGAACTTTGGTGAAACCGACGAGGAAGGAATCAGGATTAAGGCGTCTATTCCAGAATTAGGTGTTTCTGCGACTGATTATATTGATGAAATTGAGGCTGAAGACAGTACGACTTCAGAAGAATTATACCTCAGAATCCCTGCATGTGCTGAAGAAGGCGATTATGACGTTCTTGTCGATGTGACCTATGACGATGGTGACGAGAAAGTATACAGTGAGCAGTCTATTGGCGTTGTAGCTGACGAAGACCTCTGTGCAGGAGAATCTCCTGAAGATGAAGAGGACGAGGAAGAACAACCGGGAAGAACCATTGTCAGTGTTCCCGAACGACAACAGGTAGAACAGGGGAAAGGGGTTGTCTATCCTATTGTTATTACGAACACTGGAAATAACGCAGAAACGTATGCGTTGACGGTTAGTGGTGTTGAGTCCTTTGGAACCTATTCCTTAGACCCAAGCAATGTAGTTGTTGTCCAAGGTGGTGCAACTGAATCTGTTTACCTGTACCTTACGGCAAACGACGATGCAACTATCGGAGATCATGTCTTTAATGTAAAGATCGCTTATGATGATGCTTCCGAAACTGTTGGTTTGACTGCAACGGTTCTTGCAGGCGCACCGGTTGCAACTGATGGTAACTGGGAGAAGATTAAGCGAGGCCTTGAAATTGCATTGATCATCCTTGTTGTCCTCCTTGTGATCATTGGTTTGATCATTGGCTTTAACAAGCTCCGTGGAGAAGACGAAGACGAGGAAGAACGAGAGGGGTCAGAAAAAACCTACTATTAGGTTTTTTAGTGTCGCCCTTTAGTTTTATCTGTCTATTTTCTTTTTTTACCTATTCTTCTCCCACCGGGATGGAGGGAGAAAGCAGCGGAAATCAGTGTCCTATTCAGGGTGTTCCACCATGAACAAACGAGCAGTGATGTGGGGTATTACCCTGATGGTGTTCTTTGCATTCTTTTTTCCTTTCGTTGTTGCAGAGGAAACGACAACAGACAACTTCACGATTATTACCTACAGTACCAATGAGGACTTTAGCGTAACCTCATCACCAAAGATTTTCTCTGCTTGTTCTTGTACAACACTCAAAGACCTTGTTGTCCTTACGAATACCGGCAATGTTAAAAGTACCTATACGATAAGCTATACCGGCTCTGCTGCAACATGGGCAGTACCAGCACAACCTTCGATTGCTCTTGCTCCGGGAGAACAGACAACCGTTATCACCTATATTACTGTTCCTTGTAAGGTTAGCGGAACTTTTTCCTTAGATACCCTTGTGCAAACAACTACCGAAAAACAAAAGATACTTTCCCAGACCATTGTTGTACAAAACTGTCTCAATCTTCAGTTGACGAGTCCTGCATTTTCCTCTGCAAATTGCCCTTGTCAGCCAACGCGTTATAATCTGACTATTACTAATACCGGAAGCTTTCGTGAATATTACTCCTTTAGCGTTGATCAGTATGCTGCTTTTACGACACTAAGCCATAGTGCGTTTTGGCTTGACCCAGGAGCATCTAAGGATATGTATGTTTACCTTACCTTTCCCTGCGAATCCTTCGGCATAACCAATGTCAGTTTCATCACTCAAACAAAAAAAAGTGGGTTAGAGGTACGAACACCTTTAAGCCTAGCCGTACTTCCCTGTTATAACTACAGTGCGTGGGCTCCGCTGAATTCTACGCTTTGCGAGCTGACCAATGAGTTAATGCCAATACGCTTTTTTAATGATGCTTCCTTCACGAACACGTATGAGTTAACGCTCGATGGCCCTGATTGGGTTACGTTAAGCAATGCATCACTTTCAGTTCAGGGAAACAGATCAGAGAATACAACCCTTATGCTTGCCCCTCCACTGGGATCGCATGGAAATTACACTGCCATGTTGACTAGCCTCAGTACCTTAGGGGCATGGAAGCTTGAGAAGGAGATTCCTCTTACGGTTGCCTCATGTTATCTCCCTGCGCTTGATGTTAGTAAAGACGTTGATAAGCGTTGTTGTGGTTCTGCTACGTACGATGTTCTTGTCAGTAATGAGGGAAGTTTACCCGCAACAATCAACCTTACTGTTGTTGGCCAACCCGAATGGGCTATACTTTCTTCTGACGTCGTGGACTTAGAACCAGGAAGTGAGCAGCTTGTTACGCTATCGGTTAATCCACCATGTACAGAAACACAAACCCTTACTCTTACAATCCTTGCTACTATTGTAGGACATGAAGAGTTAAGCGCTCTTGAAGAACTGTCCTTAGAGATTCTCTCTGATAATGATTGTTATCGGCTTAATCTTACGAAAACTTCACCGATTGCCATTCCCTATGAACCTAGTGAGCATATCCTTACTGTTTATCATACCGGAGGACATGGAGCAGTCTATCAACTCTCTCTAGAGCCTGAATGGATGACGCTTGAACCTACGGCCATTACGCTTAATCCAGGAGAAGCAGCTGATGTTCTTGTTTCCTTTTATCCAAACGAGAATGCTAGCTCAGAGGATTATGAAGCAACCCTTCTCGCGACTACAACCGTTGAAGACGAGGAGCTGTACTATTCTTTTACTCTCCCTGTGGTTTTAGAAAAGAGTTCATCACTTGCAGACTTTTTTGTCAATTATTGGTTTATCCTCCTTCTCCTGTTTATCCTTTTATTATTTATCATTGCACTTATTTTCCTTTTCAGTAAACGACGAAAAAAGACAGATGAAGAAGTGACCGCTGTGCAAAAGCAAAAAGGTAAGCAAAATCCCTGGAGAATTCCTCGAATAGTTGCTTTGGGGTTACTTATACTTGTCTTCCTGTTTATCGTTCTGATGAGTATGGGAAGTTATTATATCATGGATCATGAATACATCATGAACCAAAGTCAGTCAGCGTTTGCTCTTCAATCGTGGCCAGTGAACACGGTCAGGGTAATTGCCTTACATGAACATTTTGATGATCCTGATAATGATCCATTGACTTATACCAGCACAACACCAGTGTACGTAACGGTAAGCATTGATAACCGTTTAGGACTTGCAACCCTTACTCCTCCTTTAAATTGGTCAGGAACAGATCAGGTGATGTTTATTGCTCATGATCAGCAGAACGCTACTGAAAGTCCGCTTATTTCCTTAGAGGTTTATCCTACTAATCAGACAACAAGCACATTTAATGTCGTTATGTCTAAGGTAAACCAACGGTTTGGTACTCATGTGTTGGGACTCTTACTCTTCTTATTTTTCCTTGTTCTGGCTTTTCGTTGCCTTGAGATTGCCTGGCAAGAAAAGCAGGACAATACCAAGCTTATTGTTAAAAAACCTCTCAAAAAGAGAAGCAAACGATAAGCGTGGAAATGAGCATATTTCTATTCTGAGACTGCAAACATTCGGCTTTCGGCTACAAAAGATTTAAATAATAGTCCATAATAATCTATTATACATTATTATAAATCATAACATATCATTATTAGGAGAACACCCTATAACCAGTTTATAATCAATTATTTAATTTATAACCATAAACAAAAATCTAAAGCAGAGGAATACAAAATGGTACAAGCAATAGTCAATCTTGGCGAGCATCAAGATCGGCTTTTAACCATTGTTAAAGGAAAGTTTGGCCTTAAGAATAAGTCTGATGCTGTTAATTTCATCATCAGTAAGTATGAAGAAGAACTTCTTGAACCAGAGCTTCGACCTGAATATGCAACTAAAATAATGAATCTGGATAAAAAAGGTAAGTTCAGTAATTATAGCGACTTATCTGCTCTGCGAGATGAAATAGACCATGCGTGAATTCTCGATAGAAGAAGGCTTAAAGAAGAAAATGATCAAAACTTCCAAAAAAGATAAGGTGATGTACGAAGCACTGATGA is a window encoding:
- a CDS encoding DUF2683 family protein gives rise to the protein MVQAIVNLGEHQDRLLTIVKGKFGLKNKSDAVNFIISKYEEELLEPELRPEYATKIMNLDKKGKFSNYSDLSALRDEIDHA